From Pseudoleptotrichia goodfellowii, a single genomic window includes:
- a CDS encoding solute:sodium symporter family transporter — MFTVLLSFLFFTGLVALISWWKTKNDDLSTSKGYFLAGRGLTGLVIGCSMVLTSLSTEQLIGINAESYKGNFSIMAWTVQSVIPLCILAKFLLPKYIREGYTTIPEFFEKRYDKSTRLIMSTLFLFFYLFIAIPVALYTGAIAFNQVFNIETLTGLSYAQSMWITIWAIGIVGGIYAIFGGLKAVAVSDTLNAIILVIGGFLVPLFGLRFLGNGSIAKGLTIITTQHVEKLNAIGGAGDAVPWTAIFTGILVVNFFYWTTNQAIVQRTLGAKDLKSGQKGVLIAALFLLLLPILLNLPGLLTYHIKGEGLKPIDLAYPTLVNTVLPKPLMGFFVAAMFGAVLSTFNSFLNSAATIFCNDLLPVISKKQRSDTEVIKLAKVISTVMAILTMFIAPMLIDASSGIFLFTKRFAGFFNIPIVALFVVGIFNKTVSGKAARLAVMLHVILYYSLVWVFKVKVNFVHVMGALFVFDVIVMLLIGSFMKRDTPYKESKENKANVDLTDWKYVDMVIATLFFSLLYLHGLLSPLGLASKTGNPLLVTAAYIVVEIIVIAYYSIKNKKMEK, encoded by the coding sequence ATGTTTACAGTTTTATTGTCTTTTCTATTTTTTACAGGTTTGGTAGCACTCATTTCATGGTGGAAAACCAAAAATGATGATTTATCTACGTCTAAAGGATATTTTCTTGCAGGAAGAGGATTGACAGGTTTGGTAATCGGTTGTTCTATGGTCTTGACTTCATTATCGACAGAACAGCTTATAGGTATTAATGCCGAATCCTACAAAGGAAATTTTTCAATTATGGCATGGACAGTTCAATCGGTAATACCTTTATGCATTTTGGCAAAATTTTTATTACCTAAGTATATTCGTGAAGGGTATACTACAATTCCGGAATTTTTCGAAAAACGTTATGACAAATCTACAAGACTTATAATGTCTACATTATTCTTATTTTTCTATCTGTTTATTGCAATTCCTGTGGCATTGTATACAGGAGCGATTGCCTTTAATCAGGTATTTAATATCGAAACACTTACAGGTCTTTCTTATGCACAGTCAATGTGGATAACAATATGGGCTATAGGAATCGTAGGAGGAATATATGCAATATTCGGAGGATTAAAAGCGGTAGCGGTTTCTGATACTTTAAATGCAATAATTCTTGTAATAGGAGGATTTTTAGTACCTTTATTCGGATTAAGATTTTTAGGTAACGGAAGTATAGCAAAAGGTTTGACAATAATAACAACTCAACATGTAGAAAAACTCAATGCTATCGGGGGAGCAGGAGATGCGGTACCTTGGACAGCAATATTTACAGGAATACTTGTAGTAAACTTCTTTTACTGGACAACCAATCAAGCTATAGTTCAACGTACATTGGGAGCAAAAGATTTGAAATCGGGACAGAAAGGTGTACTTATAGCAGCATTATTCCTTTTATTATTGCCTATCTTGTTGAATTTGCCGGGACTTCTAACTTATCACATTAAAGGAGAAGGACTTAAACCTATTGATTTGGCATATCCGACACTTGTAAACACAGTGTTGCCTAAACCGTTAATGGGATTCTTCGTAGCTGCAATGTTCGGAGCGGTTTTAAGTACATTCAACTCGTTTTTAAACTCCGCAGCAACTATTTTCTGTAATGATTTGTTGCCGGTAATTTCTAAAAAACAGAGAAGCGATACAGAAGTTATTAAACTTGCGAAAGTGATTTCAACAGTTATGGCAATATTGACTATGTTTATTGCACCTATGCTAATAGATGCCTCGAGCGGAATATTTCTATTCACAAAAAGATTTGCAGGATTTTTCAATATACCGATTGTAGCTTTATTCGTTGTAGGAATATTCAATAAAACAGTGTCAGGAAAAGCCGCACGTTTGGCTGTTATGCTTCATGTTATCCTTTATTATTCATTAGTTTGGGTATTTAAAGTAAAAGTAAATTTTGTTCATGTAATGGGAGCATTGTTTGTATTTGATGTAATAGTTATGCTTTTAATAGGAAGTTTCATGAAAAGAGACACTCCTTACAAAGAAAGCAAAGAAAATAAGGCGAATGTTGATTTGACCGACTGGAAATATGTCGATATGGTTATAGCTACATTGTTTTTCAGTTTGTTGTATTTGCACGGATTACTATCTCCATTGGGACTTGCATCAAAAACGGGAAATCCGCTTCTTGTTACAGCTGCTTATATAGTAGTGGAAATAATTGTAATTGCTTATTATTCAATTAAAAATAAAAAAATGGAAAAATGA
- a CDS encoding GntR family transcriptional regulator: MELNINYKSKKPIYLQIVHSIKKEIKEGKIKEGEKLVSENTLCKDYYISRNTVRQALDILEKEGLIKKIKGKGSFVLSPKIYQNRTKLSRFYDDIKMSGLVPYSKILHSGKEIPDKNVKDKMKLNDDDFIYIINWVRYGNDEPLIYETIHLNYSLVSGIEKIDLNDDIKLYKILEEEFGIKPQNGQEQIYPCKLNAKEAKFLKMRQEDLGMRIERVLYKDKKIFEYTKSVIRGDRFIYTIDF, encoded by the coding sequence ATGGAATTAAATATAAATTATAAAAGTAAAAAGCCGATATATCTGCAAATAGTTCACAGTATAAAAAAAGAAATAAAGGAAGGCAAAATAAAAGAAGGAGAAAAACTTGTTTCCGAAAATACTTTATGTAAGGATTATTATATAAGTAGAAATACAGTAAGACAGGCACTCGATATACTTGAAAAAGAAGGACTTATAAAGAAAATAAAAGGAAAAGGCAGTTTTGTTTTATCTCCAAAAATTTATCAAAACAGAACAAAATTAAGCAGATTTTATGATGATATAAAAATGTCGGGACTTGTACCTTATTCAAAGATATTACATTCAGGAAAAGAAATTCCGGATAAAAATGTAAAAGATAAAATGAAATTGAATGATGACGATTTTATATATATTATAAACTGGGTAAGATACGGCAATGATGAACCTTTAATATATGAAACTATTCATTTAAACTACAGCCTTGTATCAGGCATAGAAAAAATTGATTTGAATGATGATATTAAGTTATATAAAATTTTGGAAGAAGAATTCGGCATAAAACCTCAAAATGGACAGGAACAAATTTATCCTTGTAAATTAAACGCTAAGGAAGCAAAATTTTTGAAAATGAGGCAGGAAGATTTGGGAATGAGGATCGAGCGGGTATTATATAAAGATAAAAAAATATTTGAATACACAAAATCAGTTATAAGAGGGGACAGATTTATTTATACTATAGATTTTTAA
- a CDS encoding sugar kinase produces the protein MSKMKSVLLLGEMLLRLSPENHKMIIQSGTNLLEMFYGGAELNVSIALANFGVKSGYITKVPDNSLGDKGIKYLKQYGVNTENIQIGGERIGIYFLENGYSVRPSCVTYDRKYSSFSEMEMTDEEIRKALSDYDVLFISGITLSISEKTFKLSKQFIKIAKELEKEIIFDCNYRSKLISLEEASKRYREIIDYADVLFAGYLDFINIFKIENPEYDGKEDYTEYYKKLYIKVYEKYNFKYIISSIRKSVSSNRNEYSGIITDGKETIKGREYHIEIQDRVGTGDAFTSGAIYGYLSGKDKEGIINFAIGSGALKHTIHGDVSEFGVEDILQIINSKCFDIAR, from the coding sequence ATGAGTAAAATGAAAAGTGTTTTATTGTTGGGAGAAATGCTGCTAAGGTTATCTCCTGAAAATCATAAAATGATAATACAGTCGGGTACAAATTTATTGGAAATGTTTTATGGAGGAGCGGAACTTAATGTTTCCATAGCATTGGCAAATTTCGGAGTGAAAAGTGGATATATAACGAAAGTACCCGATAATTCGTTAGGAGATAAAGGGATAAAGTATTTAAAACAGTACGGAGTAAATACTGAAAATATACAAATCGGCGGAGAAAGAATAGGAATATATTTTTTGGAAAACGGTTATTCGGTAAGACCGTCCTGTGTAACATATGACAGAAAATATTCTTCTTTTTCGGAAATGGAAATGACAGACGAAGAAATAAGAAAAGCACTGTCGGATTATGATGTTTTATTTATAAGTGGGATAACCCTTTCTATAAGCGAGAAAACTTTTAAGTTATCCAAACAATTTATAAAAATAGCAAAAGAACTGGAAAAAGAAATAATATTTGACTGCAATTACAGATCAAAACTGATAAGTTTGGAAGAAGCATCAAAACGTTACAGAGAAATAATAGACTATGCGGATGTTTTATTTGCAGGATATTTAGATTTTATAAATATATTTAAAATTGAAAATCCTGAATATGACGGAAAAGAAGATTATACTGAATACTATAAAAAACTTTACATAAAAGTATATGAGAAATATAACTTTAAGTATATAATATCGTCCATAAGAAAATCCGTAAGCTCGAACAGAAATGAATACTCGGGAATAATTACGGACGGGAAAGAAACGATAAAAGGAAGAGAGTATCATATAGAAATACAAGACAGAGTAGGAACGGGAGATGCGTTTACATCGGGAGCCATATACGGTTATCTTTCAGGCAAAGATAAGGAAGGAATAATAAATTTTGCGATAGGTTCCGGAGCATTAAAACATACGATACACGGAGATGTATCGGAGTTCGGAGTGGAAGATATTTTGCAAATTATAAACAGTAAGTGTTTTGACATAGCAAGATAA
- a CDS encoding sulfite exporter TauE/SafE family protein codes for MIILIYTVIIILATTLGAISGLGGGVIIKPLFDAVGFHNMSTIGFYSSVAVFTMSIVSIIKQLRKGFSFEIKTVFWISFGSLVGGIIGENVFNEVTRAYENSTVKIIQAVCLGITLIGILIYTLNKNKMKSYCLKNILYIFASGFFLGSISVFLGIGGGPLNIAVLMLLFSYEMKEATVYSIATIFFAQISKLGSVLVGGKLMNYDLSLLPFICFAAVIGGFMGTLINQKLNSSKIEKIYLGIIIGLIFVSIYNTYSAIV; via the coding sequence ATGATAATTCTGATATATACTGTTATAATTATACTTGCAACAACATTAGGAGCAATATCAGGACTTGGAGGCGGAGTAATTATCAAACCTCTGTTTGATGCTGTGGGATTTCACAATATGAGCACAATAGGATTTTATTCATCAGTTGCAGTGTTTACGATGAGCATTGTTTCCATAATAAAACAGTTGAGAAAAGGATTCAGCTTTGAAATAAAAACTGTATTTTGGATATCTTTCGGCTCACTTGTCGGAGGTATTATCGGTGAAAACGTTTTTAATGAAGTAACTCGGGCATATGAAAACAGCACAGTTAAAATTATTCAGGCGGTATGTTTGGGAATAACTCTAATAGGAATATTAATTTATACATTAAATAAAAATAAGATGAAGTCATATTGCTTAAAAAATATTTTATACATCTTTGCTTCAGGATTTTTTTTGGGTTCAATATCAGTATTTTTAGGGATTGGCGGAGGGCCTTTAAATATTGCTGTCTTAATGTTGCTGTTTTCTTATGAAATGAAAGAAGCTACAGTTTACTCCATAGCTACAATATTTTTTGCCCAAATTTCTAAATTAGGCAGTGTATTAGTAGGAGGAAAACTGATGAATTATGATTTATCTTTACTTCCTTTTATATGTTTTGCAGCTGTAATAGGAGGATTTATGGGAACATTGATCAACCAAAAATTGAACAGCAGTAAAATTGAAAAAATTTATTTGGGAATAATTATCGGATTAATATTTGTATCAATATACAATACTTACAGTGCAATAGTATAG
- a CDS encoding gluconate 5-dehydrogenase has translation MDKLFDLTGKIALVTGASYGIGFSMAAGLAKAGARIVFNDINGELVEKGIKAYKESGIDAKGYVCDVTDEKAVNSMIVQIEKEVGIIDILVNNAGIIKRIPMTEMSVEDFRKVIDVDLNAPFIMSKAVIPGMIKKGHGKIINICSMMSELGRETVSAYAAAKGGLKMLTRNICSEFGEKNIQCNGIGPGYIATPQTAPLREKQPDGSRHPFDSFIIAKTPAGRWGTPEDLTGPAVFLASDASNFVNGHILYVDGGILAYIGKQP, from the coding sequence ATGGATAAATTATTTGATTTGACAGGAAAAATAGCATTAGTAACAGGAGCTTCATATGGTATAGGATTTTCAATGGCAGCAGGGCTTGCAAAAGCAGGAGCGAGAATAGTTTTTAATGATATTAACGGGGAATTAGTGGAAAAAGGAATAAAAGCTTATAAAGAATCAGGGATAGACGCAAAAGGTTATGTGTGCGATGTAACTGATGAAAAAGCTGTAAATAGTATGATAGTTCAGATAGAAAAAGAAGTAGGAATAATAGATATACTTGTAAATAATGCAGGAATTATAAAGAGAATACCGATGACTGAAATGTCGGTAGAAGACTTCAGAAAAGTAATAGATGTGGACTTAAATGCACCGTTTATAATGTCAAAAGCTGTAATACCCGGCATGATAAAAAAAGGGCACGGTAAAATAATAAATATTTGCTCTATGATGTCCGAACTTGGAAGAGAGACAGTAAGTGCATATGCAGCAGCTAAGGGAGGTCTGAAAATGCTTACCCGAAATATATGCAGCGAGTTTGGAGAAAAAAATATTCAATGTAACGGAATAGGCCCTGGATATATTGCAACACCGCAAACAGCTCCTTTGAGAGAAAAGCAGCCTGACGGATCAAGACATCCTTTTGACAGCTTTATAATAGCAAAGACTCCGGCAGGAAGATGGGGAACCCCTGAAGATTTAACAGGACCTGCAGTTTTTCTTGCAAGTGATGCGAGTAACTTTGTAAACGGACATATATTATATGTAGATGGCGGAATATTGGCATATATAGGAAAACAGCCTTAA
- the kduI gene encoding 5-dehydro-4-deoxy-D-glucuronate isomerase, protein MDIRYSVNQKDFKRYTTEELRNEFLIEKLYVENEIKAVYSHIDRMVTLGCMPTTEKVSIDKGINSWENFGTDYFLERREIGIFNLGGKGKIEVDEKVYELDYKDCLYITKGAKKVYFTSDNKDKPAKFYMISAPAHCSYETTFISIKDAAKRELGAIETANKRTIYQFIHPDVIKTCQLSMGMTILEKGSVWNTMPCHTHERRMEIYTYFEVPEDNIVMHFMGEPTETRNVVIKNEEAVICPSWSIHAGAGTSNYSFIWAMGGENIAFDDMDHLKPTELK, encoded by the coding sequence ATGGATATAAGATATTCTGTAAATCAAAAAGATTTTAAAAGATACACAACGGAAGAATTAAGAAATGAATTTTTAATAGAAAAACTGTATGTAGAAAATGAAATTAAAGCTGTTTATTCACATATAGACAGAATGGTGACTTTAGGATGTATGCCTACTACTGAAAAAGTTTCTATAGATAAAGGTATAAACAGTTGGGAAAATTTCGGGACTGATTATTTTTTAGAAAGAAGAGAAATCGGTATATTTAACTTAGGCGGAAAAGGTAAAATAGAAGTTGATGAAAAAGTATATGAGTTGGATTATAAAGATTGTCTTTATATTACTAAGGGAGCAAAAAAAGTATATTTTACAAGTGATAATAAAGATAAACCTGCAAAATTCTATATGATAAGTGCTCCTGCTCACTGTTCTTATGAAACAACATTTATTTCTATAAAAGATGCAGCCAAAAGAGAATTGGGAGCAATAGAAACTGCAAATAAAAGAACAATATATCAGTTTATTCACCCTGATGTAATAAAAACATGTCAACTATCCATGGGAATGACAATATTGGAAAAAGGAAGTGTATGGAATACAATGCCTTGTCATACACATGAAAGAAGAATGGAGATATATACATATTTTGAAGTGCCTGAAGATAATATAGTAATGCATTTTATGGGAGAGCCTACAGAAACAAGAAATGTAGTAATAAAAAATGAAGAAGCTGTAATTTGTCCTTCGTGGAGTATACATGCAGGAGCCGGAACTTCCAACTATTCATTTATTTGGGCAATGGGCGGCGAAAATATAGCTTTTGATGATATGGATCATTTAAAACCGACTGAATTAAAATAA
- a CDS encoding DUF2264 domain-containing protein, translating into MSFDRKTFHFNTRKEIEDSLWKTIGPLEDFYKNRKGRLNIGSHGTVYKKDTRNIEAFLRILWGLGSFWAQNPSEKWLDIYIKGIVAGTDPTNEDYFGDVTDYDQLLVEMTSIVVTFMLNKEKIWDRLTAKEQTKIANWLRQINEHNMPANNWHFFRILVNVCLKKMGVRFSQEKLDEDLELINSFYVDNGWYYDGIKTQRDYYIPWAFHYYGLIYSVFMSEDDPVRSKLFKERAAEFAKSFAYMFDKNGNAIPFGRSLTYRFAQCAFWSALVFADVEALPWDQIKGLYVRNMESWYNKEIFTTDGILSVGYYYQNLIMAEGYNAPGSPYWALKSYLLLAVPDDHPFWKAVVKETKLSEEKYLNVSGRSMYVHTGNSNHAQMFPFGQSINYQPHCAAKYSKFVYSSVFGFSVPKSTYYYYEGAFDNVLAVSEDGLYFRPKEKDEMFEVNEDYLICKWKPYSDVLIYSTIIPCGDYHVRIHEINSERNLIACEGGFSNLYDKEERIEDSKSAKYISKIGTSEIFSVKGFDKGDVIRPEPNTNLLYERTLLPILTANLSKGKHILISIVGGIPKGNTAQKPDVKREDNQVVIITENKRISVNINNKF; encoded by the coding sequence ATGAGTTTTGACAGAAAAACTTTTCATTTTAATACACGTAAGGAAATAGAAGATAGTCTATGGAAAACAATAGGTCCGTTAGAAGATTTTTATAAAAATAGAAAAGGACGTTTAAATATCGGAAGTCATGGAACAGTTTATAAAAAAGATACACGTAATATTGAAGCTTTTTTAAGAATTTTATGGGGATTGGGTTCATTTTGGGCTCAAAATCCTTCAGAAAAATGGTTAGATATTTATATAAAAGGAATTGTTGCAGGGACTGATCCTACCAATGAAGATTATTTTGGAGATGTTACGGATTATGATCAATTATTGGTTGAAATGACTTCGATAGTAGTAACATTTATGTTAAATAAAGAAAAAATATGGGATCGTTTAACTGCCAAAGAACAGACAAAAATTGCAAATTGGTTAAGACAAATTAATGAACATAATATGCCTGCAAATAATTGGCATTTTTTCAGAATACTTGTCAATGTTTGTTTAAAAAAAATGGGTGTCAGATTTTCTCAAGAAAAGTTAGATGAAGATTTGGAATTGATAAATTCTTTTTATGTGGATAACGGCTGGTATTATGACGGGATAAAAACACAAAGAGATTACTATATACCTTGGGCATTTCATTATTACGGGTTGATTTATTCTGTATTCATGTCGGAAGATGATCCTGTGAGATCAAAATTATTTAAAGAAAGAGCGGCAGAGTTTGCCAAAAGTTTTGCTTATATGTTTGATAAAAATGGAAATGCAATACCTTTTGGAAGAAGTCTGACATACAGGTTTGCTCAATGTGCATTTTGGTCAGCACTTGTATTTGCAGATGTAGAAGCTTTACCTTGGGATCAAATAAAAGGGCTTTATGTCCGTAATATGGAAAGCTGGTATAATAAAGAAATTTTTACAACAGATGGTATATTAAGTGTAGGATATTATTATCAAAATTTAATAATGGCAGAAGGATATAATGCTCCGGGTTCTCCATATTGGGCTTTAAAATCATATTTATTATTGGCAGTTCCGGATGATCATCCTTTTTGGAAAGCCGTTGTGAAGGAAACAAAGCTGTCCGAAGAAAAATATTTGAATGTTTCCGGAAGATCCATGTATGTACATACCGGTAATAGTAATCATGCTCAAATGTTTCCTTTCGGACAAAGTATAAATTATCAGCCTCATTGTGCCGCAAAATATTCAAAATTTGTTTATTCATCTGTATTTGGATTTAGTGTGCCTAAATCAACATATTATTATTATGAAGGTGCTTTTGATAATGTATTGGCTGTTTCAGAAGACGGATTGTATTTTCGTCCTAAAGAAAAAGATGAAATGTTTGAAGTAAATGAAGATTACTTGATATGTAAATGGAAACCTTACTCTGATGTTTTAATTTATTCAACAATTATACCTTGTGGAGATTATCATGTCCGTATTCATGAAATAAATTCTGAACGGAATTTGATTGCTTGTGAAGGCGGTTTCAGTAATTTATATGATAAAGAAGAACGAATTGAAGACAGTAAAAGTGCAAAATATATTTCTAAAATTGGAACAAGCGAAATTTTTTCAGTAAAAGGCTTTGATAAAGGAGATGTCATAAGACCCGAACCTAATACAAATCTTTTATATGAAAGAACTTTATTGCCGATACTTACAGCTAATTTATCCAAAGGAAAACATATTTTGATTTCTATTGTAGGAGGTATTCCGAAAGGCAATACTGCACAAAAGCCCGATGTGAAACGTGAAGATAATCAGGTTGTTATAATAACTGAAAATAAAAGGATCTCAGTAAATATAAATAATAAATTTTAA
- a CDS encoding ROK family protein, with protein sequence MRCFAGIDVGGTNSKIGLLDENGNILITESIKTESNKGPQDTIERIWKTVEKLAKEISVNIEDIEGVGVGIPGPVVDESIVKIAANFSWGNDFPAKKMFEKITKKRVKIGNDVKVIALGEQLYGAGKGYKNSITIPIGTGIAAGIIIDGRILAGTTGAGGEFGHIVVNKKGHKCGCGLTGCLETYCSATGIVREAKIILKDNKESTLFQVVDNDLDKLEAYHIFEEAKKKDKIAMKIVDDFCDNLAHGIGTLLNIVNPEIIIFAGGVSKAGSIITDGVKKHLDKYALKMTTEDLKFAFSELGNDAGIKGAAALIINDLK encoded by the coding sequence ATGAGATGTTTTGCAGGGATTGATGTAGGAGGAACAAACAGTAAAATAGGTCTGTTAGATGAAAATGGAAATATTTTAATAACAGAAAGTATTAAAACCGAATCGAATAAAGGGCCTCAGGATACAATTGAAAGAATATGGAAAACTGTTGAAAAACTGGCAAAAGAAATATCTGTAAATATTGAAGATATTGAAGGAGTAGGTGTAGGTATTCCCGGACCTGTTGTGGATGAATCTATTGTGAAAATAGCTGCAAATTTTTCGTGGGGAAATGATTTTCCTGCTAAAAAAATGTTTGAAAAAATAACAAAAAAACGTGTGAAAATAGGAAATGATGTGAAAGTTATAGCTTTAGGAGAACAGCTTTACGGAGCAGGAAAAGGCTATAAAAACAGTATAACTATTCCTATAGGAACAGGAATTGCAGCAGGTATAATAATAGACGGAAGAATACTCGCCGGAACGACAGGAGCCGGAGGAGAATTCGGACATATTGTTGTAAATAAAAAAGGACATAAATGCGGTTGCGGGTTGACAGGTTGCCTTGAAACATATTGCTCAGCTACAGGAATAGTAAGAGAAGCTAAAATCATTCTTAAAGATAACAAAGAAAGCACATTGTTTCAAGTTGTCGATAATGATTTGGATAAACTCGAAGCTTATCATATTTTTGAAGAGGCAAAGAAAAAAGATAAAATTGCAATGAAAATAGTAGACGATTTTTGTGATAATCTAGCACACGGTATAGGAACTCTGCTTAATATAGTAAATCCTGAAATAATAATTTTTGCAGGGGGAGTTTCCAAAGCGGGAAGTATAATTACTGACGGAGTAAAAAAACATCTGGATAAATATGCTTTGAAGATGACAACAGAAGACTTGAAATTTGCTTTCAGTGAACTGGGAAATGATGCCGGAATAAAGGGTGCAGCAGCATTGATTATAAATGATTTAAAATAA
- a CDS encoding helix-turn-helix domain-containing protein, which yields MELKNIQELCVIHSKKMNNIIISILSCSLFIFMLFNIVNKISRINEEEKKNASNIFLNINRKTQFIMSTLNDLKFDDKFNEYISKNENDQEYQYLKSALHRKIISGNNIYGSIGYLINFSTNNLNYYMTSTGIVDKKTFYKNNKFPYESIEKKIKSVSDDGNYINIFINDKGYLGLNKSFWVIKLDKNSFFYEIEDKKDWYLRIDNTISLSESENKNSEIIKNINHTEKKNSAFKENLKLKGRNLHVFYLSEIDAELYYYQPRINLIMIIAIEIIKSLLFFGLLYFTVAAVINLIIKPIKELAEKIGYGNEKGTAEIDYIETKIEELSTTNVELTGKIKELSEIQKRKKLKDSLLGIPNEQNVEKILWEKEYRVILMEIDDVDSVKNIYDNFRLSKEFVMKYFLNEVAFEVIDIDFKSIVIVIENFPKEEMEPILDNLIFHIERNFSLYFVAAVTDKYNDLKDLPLAYRTAKRIMDYKYIYKQYKVIFQNIMNENQLNKYYYPIQLEAKLITKTLSSNTSEVKKIIQEIFGNDIEQKLINKKAVKEFNGLLYNTLNQISIQLDEMNIGEINRSENFEKFLKITEIKELKEVFSERLIEICKFIKENSEIDIRTIKNSIEKYMTENYMKDISLENLSEYLGYSFKYTSILFKKIMGDNFKNYLSLYRIKKAKELMEEKEYKIKELAELVGYNSSNTFIRMFRKYEGVSPGKYFFDTENEV from the coding sequence ATGGAACTAAAAAATATACAGGAATTATGCGTGATACATTCGAAAAAAATGAATAATATAATAATATCAATATTGAGTTGTTCATTATTTATATTTATGTTATTCAATATAGTAAACAAAATTAGCAGAATAAATGAAGAAGAAAAAAAGAATGCCTCAAATATATTTTTAAATATAAACAGAAAAACTCAGTTTATAATGTCTACATTAAATGATTTAAAATTTGACGATAAATTTAACGAATATATTTCCAAAAATGAAAATGATCAAGAGTACCAGTATTTAAAATCGGCTTTACACAGAAAGATAATAAGCGGGAATAATATATACGGAAGTATAGGTTATCTTATTAATTTTTCTACAAATAATCTGAATTATTATATGACATCCACAGGAATTGTGGATAAGAAAACTTTTTATAAAAACAATAAATTTCCTTATGAAAGTATCGAAAAAAAAATAAAAAGTGTAAGTGATGACGGAAATTATATTAATATTTTTATTAATGACAAAGGATATTTAGGATTGAATAAAAGTTTTTGGGTAATAAAATTAGATAAAAACAGTTTTTTTTACGAAATAGAAGATAAAAAAGACTGGTATTTGAGAATAGATAATACTATAAGTTTATCGGAGTCTGAAAATAAAAATTCTGAGATCATAAAAAATATAAATCATACAGAGAAAAAAAATTCAGCTTTTAAAGAGAATCTGAAATTAAAAGGTCGGAATTTACATGTGTTCTATTTATCTGAAATTGATGCCGAGCTTTATTATTATCAACCCCGAATAAATCTAATAATGATAATCGCTATAGAAATAATAAAAAGCTTATTATTTTTCGGACTGTTATATTTTACAGTAGCTGCAGTTATAAATCTTATTATTAAACCTATAAAAGAACTAGCAGAAAAAATAGGATACGGAAATGAAAAAGGGACTGCCGAGATAGACTATATTGAAACAAAAATAGAAGAGTTAAGCACTACTAATGTGGAATTGACAGGCAAAATAAAAGAATTAAGTGAAATTCAGAAAAGAAAAAAGTTAAAAGACTCTCTTTTAGGTATTCCAAATGAACAGAATGTTGAAAAAATCCTATGGGAAAAAGAATACAGAGTAATTTTAATGGAAATTGATGATGTAGATTCTGTTAAAAATATATATGACAATTTTAGATTATCAAAAGAATTTGTTATGAAATATTTTTTGAATGAAGTGGCATTTGAAGTTATAGATATTGATTTTAAAAGTATTGTAATTGTAATTGAAAATTTTCCTAAAGAAGAAATGGAACCCATATTAGATAACCTTATTTTTCATATTGAAAGAAATTTTTCTCTTTATTTTGTTGCGGCAGTTACTGATAAATATAATGATTTAAAAGACTTGCCATTGGCATACAGAACTGCTAAAAGAATAATGGATTATAAGTATATTTATAAACAATATAAAGTTATCTTTCAGAATATTATGAATGAAAATCAGCTGAATAAATATTATTATCCTATTCAGCTCGAAGCAAAGCTCATAACAAAGACTTTGAGTTCAAATACGAGTGAAGTCAAAAAAATAATACAGGAGATTTTCGGTAATGATATAGAGCAAAAATTGATTAATAAAAAGGCAGTAAAAGAATTTAACGGACTTTTATATAATACTTTGAATCAGATTTCAATACAACTGGATGAAATGAACATAGGAGAAATAAACAGAAGCGAGAATTTTGAAAAGTTTCTGAAAATAACTGAAATAAAAGAGTTAAAAGAAGTTTTTTCTGAAAGATTAATCGAAATTTGTAAATTTATAAAGGAAAATTCAGAAATAGATATTAGAACTATAAAAAATTCGATTGAGAAATATATGACAGAAAATTATATGAAAGATATATCTCTTGAGAATTTATCCGAATATTTGGGATATTCATTCAAATATACGAGCATTTTATTTAAAAAAATAATGGGAGATAACTTTAAAAATTATTTATCTCTTTACAGAATAAAAAAAGCAAAAGAATTAATGGAAGAAAAAGAATATAAAATAAAAGAATTGGCAGAGCTTGTAGGTTATAACAGTTCGAATACATTTATTCGTATGTTCAGAAAATATGAAGGAGTATCGCCGGGAAAATACTTTTTTGATACAGAAAATGAAGTGTAA